A region from the Mesorhizobium sp. J8 genome encodes:
- a CDS encoding alpha/beta fold hydrolase, which yields MTAKPGRNLLLLLAAATIVLALYNNLLARRALAARPPGRFVHVRGTKLHFLEAGRGQPLLLLHGNGASAEDFTTSGIFGRAAARYRVLSFDRPGFGLSPRPARIRPWAAGAQADLIHDAAAKLGIEPYLVVGHSWGAAVALEMARRYPRSVAGVVVVAGYHYPPPRLALAIAALPAIPLVGMVLRHAILPSLVRLNWRWAMEKIFHPAVVATPFASMTRGLASRPSQLRSISAESFLMLASALLPNRRYADIAIPVGIVAGAGDQLFDAKAEALRLHAEIDHSLVDIVRDAGHMVHQSKPQAVMAMIDKIDALASVAAPVSETSIRLSGP from the coding sequence ATGACAGCAAAGCCCGGTCGAAACCTGCTTCTGCTGCTAGCGGCCGCAACAATCGTGCTGGCGCTCTACAACAATCTTCTTGCGAGGCGGGCGTTGGCTGCGCGCCCGCCCGGGCGCTTTGTCCACGTCCGCGGGACGAAGCTCCATTTCCTGGAAGCGGGCCGTGGGCAACCATTGCTGCTCCTGCACGGCAACGGCGCTTCGGCGGAAGACTTTACGACAAGCGGCATCTTCGGGAGAGCCGCCGCCAGATATCGCGTGCTTTCCTTCGACAGGCCCGGCTTCGGCCTGAGCCCACGCCCCGCCCGCATACGACCTTGGGCCGCCGGTGCTCAGGCCGACCTCATCCACGACGCGGCCGCGAAACTCGGCATCGAGCCCTATTTGGTTGTCGGGCACTCATGGGGAGCCGCCGTTGCTCTCGAGATGGCGCGTCGGTATCCCCGATCCGTCGCCGGTGTCGTCGTTGTCGCTGGCTATCATTATCCGCCGCCAAGGCTGGCGCTTGCCATCGCGGCGCTGCCGGCTATCCCGCTGGTCGGGATGGTTTTGCGTCACGCCATACTGCCTTCGTTGGTCAGGCTGAACTGGCGCTGGGCGATGGAGAAGATATTCCACCCGGCAGTTGTCGCGACGCCTTTTGCGTCAATGACAAGGGGGTTGGCGAGCCGCCCCTCGCAGCTGCGGTCCATCTCTGCGGAGTCGTTCCTGATGCTTGCCTCGGCACTGTTGCCAAATCGTCGATATGCCGACATCGCCATTCCTGTCGGGATAGTTGCCGGCGCCGGCGATCAGTTGTTCGATGCCAAGGCCGAGGCGCTACGGCTGCACGCCGAGATAGACCACTCGCTGGTCGATATCGTCCGGGACGCCGGACATATGGTGCATCAAAGCAAACCGCAGGCGGTTATGGCGATGATCGACAAGATTGACGCTCTCGCGAGCGTTGCCGCCCCGGTTTCTGAGACTTCTATTCGACTCTCCGGTCCCTAA
- a CDS encoding M20/M25/M40 family metallo-hydrolase — MNRELAKTLPERARSWAIALTEQKSVTGTQGEASFGPWLAAQLREDPAFRRADIWTIEVEPGDGRHCVAMLLRGTGRSTVLLTGHYDTVATRDYGELEELATRPEALTRALRNSLADTDTPAARLARADLESGEYLAGRGLLDMKAGLAAGLAVCADFAETANAAGNLLFIAVPDEENNSAGARKAAQALPGIYEQHGLDLVAAVNLDAIADDGDGSKGRIIALGTVGKLLPTAYVAGVPTHSGFPLNGINAAALASSIAAHVEWATELTDHCGSLPGTPPSLLGIRDGKAGYDVTTPATAFATFNVLSYHRTPDEVLDRFDRLCAEAVSNLLGELKRRSQAQGGIENLANAVPLYRFETLVRRLGAGDKDRLDAYSASIADGDLPLPEKCRLITEEAWGLSRLPGPAIVTGFGSIPYLPTNLSGTPAAARLKTVAMQIARDSAERYGTTIACADYFAGISDMSFFGEAAESSLDIVARNTPAWNHSVRWPMRQGLANVPTINIGPWGRDYHTPLERLHLGYAFEVLPQAIRDLCAGLLRPSGSRPDGSLQGDAGVS, encoded by the coding sequence ATGAACCGCGAGCTTGCCAAGACATTGCCTGAGCGCGCCAGAAGCTGGGCAATCGCGCTCACCGAACAGAAGAGCGTCACCGGCACGCAGGGCGAAGCTTCGTTCGGTCCATGGCTGGCGGCGCAGCTGCGGGAAGATCCCGCCTTCCGCCGTGCCGATATCTGGACGATCGAGGTCGAGCCTGGAGACGGCCGGCATTGCGTGGCGATGCTGCTGCGCGGGACTGGCCGCTCGACCGTGCTTTTGACCGGTCACTACGACACGGTGGCCACGCGCGACTATGGAGAGCTGGAAGAGCTGGCCACGCGGCCTGAAGCCTTGACGCGCGCCTTGCGCAATTCCTTGGCGGACACCGATACGCCGGCCGCCCGCCTGGCCCGCGCTGATCTGGAAAGCGGCGAGTATCTGGCCGGGCGCGGCTTGCTGGACATGAAGGCCGGTCTCGCCGCCGGGTTGGCGGTATGCGCGGATTTCGCTGAAACCGCCAATGCCGCGGGCAACCTGTTGTTCATCGCGGTGCCGGATGAAGAGAACAATTCAGCCGGCGCCCGCAAGGCGGCCCAGGCGCTGCCCGGCATCTATGAGCAGCACGGCCTCGATCTTGTCGCGGCAGTCAATCTCGACGCGATTGCCGATGACGGCGACGGCTCGAAAGGGCGTATCATCGCGCTCGGGACAGTCGGCAAACTGCTTCCGACCGCTTATGTGGCTGGCGTTCCGACACATAGCGGTTTCCCGCTGAACGGCATCAACGCGGCGGCACTCGCCTCTTCCATCGCCGCGCATGTCGAATGGGCAACCGAGCTGACCGACCATTGCGGCTCCTTGCCCGGTACCCCGCCCAGCCTGCTCGGCATTCGCGACGGAAAGGCCGGCTATGACGTCACGACGCCCGCAACCGCTTTCGCCACGTTCAATGTGCTGAGTTATCACCGCACACCGGATGAAGTACTCGACCGCTTCGACCGGCTCTGTGCGGAAGCCGTATCGAACCTACTGGGCGAACTCAAACGCCGAAGCCAGGCTCAGGGCGGTATCGAAAATCTCGCAAATGCCGTCCCGCTCTACCGGTTCGAGACGCTTGTCAGGCGTCTTGGCGCAGGGGATAAGGACAGGCTCGATGCGTACTCCGCCTCGATCGCTGACGGCGATCTTCCACTGCCGGAGAAATGCCGGCTGATCACTGAGGAAGCCTGGGGGCTGAGCCGCCTCCCCGGTCCGGCGATCGTCACCGGTTTTGGCTCGATACCCTATCTTCCAACGAATCTTTCCGGCACGCCGGCGGCTGCGCGACTAAAAACGGTGGCCATGCAAATTGCGCGCGACTCGGCCGAGCGGTATGGCACCACCATCGCTTGCGCCGATTATTTCGCCGGAATCTCGGACATGAGCTTTTTCGGCGAGGCAGCCGAGTCCTCGCTCGATATCGTTGCCCGCAACACGCCTGCCTGGAACCACAGCGTACGCTGGCCGATGCGACAGGGTCTCGCCAACGTGCCGACGATCAATATCGGTCCATGGGGACGCGATTACCACACGCCGCTTGAAAGATTGCATTTGGGCTACGCGTTCGAGGTCCTGCCACAAGCCATCCGGGACTTATGCGCTGGCCTGCTGCGGCCGTCCGGTTCCCGGCCGGATGGCTCGTTGCAAGGAGACGCCGGCGTGTCTTAG
- a CDS encoding NRAMP family divalent metal transporter, which translates to MKKLLEISLGVVTSVGGFLEVGSMATAAQAGALFGFQLIWAVVLGTICIIFLVEMAGRFAAVSHHTIADGIRERFGFNAFIWPLLATLLVNFLVLSAEIGGVAVAAELATGISFRWWALPVAFLAWLLLWKGTFGLIEKGVSMLGLVTLCFVVAAVMLRPEWKEVAVGTVPSLPHHDTAKYWFMAVSILGASISPYLFMFYSSGAIEDQWDKSYLGTNRAIAGLGMSFGGTISVGVLIVAALVLGAHGVTEVDDYNQLPLMLIPIFGFWGFVLFVASLAIACFGAALEVALQQAYLVAQGFGWTWGEDLRPRDDPGFSLVYTLTLFLAAVPIALGLDPLKLTIFSMALTAASLPLTVVPFLFLLNDDRYVGEHRNGVVSNAAVIFVIALGFVLAVVTIPLQIFGGT; encoded by the coding sequence ATGAAGAAGCTGCTCGAGATCTCGCTCGGTGTCGTCACCAGCGTGGGCGGCTTCCTTGAGGTCGGGTCGATGGCGACGGCGGCACAGGCCGGCGCGCTGTTCGGTTTCCAGCTCATCTGGGCGGTGGTGCTCGGCACGATCTGCATCATCTTTCTGGTCGAAATGGCGGGCCGCTTCGCTGCGGTCAGCCATCACACCATCGCTGACGGCATCCGCGAACGGTTCGGCTTCAACGCGTTCATCTGGCCGCTGCTCGCGACCCTGCTGGTCAACTTCCTGGTGCTTTCCGCCGAGATCGGCGGTGTTGCCGTTGCCGCCGAGCTTGCAACGGGGATCAGCTTCCGATGGTGGGCCTTGCCGGTCGCATTCCTGGCGTGGCTGCTGCTGTGGAAAGGCACGTTCGGTCTCATCGAGAAGGGGGTGTCGATGCTTGGTCTCGTCACCCTCTGCTTCGTCGTCGCTGCCGTGATGCTCCGGCCCGAATGGAAAGAGGTGGCAGTTGGCACCGTGCCCAGTCTGCCGCACCATGACACGGCAAAATACTGGTTCATGGCCGTCAGCATTCTCGGCGCCTCGATCTCGCCTTACCTCTTCATGTTCTATTCCTCGGGCGCGATCGAGGATCAGTGGGACAAGAGCTATCTCGGCACCAATCGGGCGATTGCCGGGCTCGGCATGAGTTTTGGTGGCACGATCTCCGTGGGCGTTCTGATCGTGGCCGCGCTCGTGCTTGGCGCCCATGGCGTCACCGAAGTGGACGACTATAACCAGCTGCCATTGATGCTGATCCCGATATTCGGCTTCTGGGGCTTCGTCCTTTTCGTGGCTTCGCTGGCCATCGCCTGCTTTGGCGCCGCGCTGGAAGTGGCTTTGCAGCAGGCCTATCTCGTCGCACAAGGGTTCGGCTGGACCTGGGGAGAGGATCTCAGGCCTCGCGACGATCCCGGTTTTAGTCTGGTCTACACGCTGACGCTCTTCCTCGCAGCCGTTCCGATTGCGCTCGGTCTCGATCCGTTGAAGCTCACCATCTTCTCGATGGCGCTGACAGCGGCCAGCCTGCCGCTGACCGTCGTGCCATTTCTTTTCCTGCTGAATGACGACCGCTATGTCGGCGAGCACCGTAACGGCGTGGTCTCCAATGCGGCCGTGATCTTCGTCATCGCGCTCGGCTTCGTGCTGGCCGTGGTGACCATTCCGCTGCAGATATTCGGAGGCACCTGA
- a CDS encoding PRC-barrel domain-containing protein, with protein sequence MAAVHLDHLAGRRVFSEQGRSIGYIEEIIAEQDGGDLVVTEFHVGIFAAFERLSASTIGTALLDFFALRRREGLYRIPWDKLDISDPTRPRLLCPDEELAALKAQPEGK encoded by the coding sequence ATGGCGGCCGTGCATCTCGATCACCTTGCCGGCAGGCGCGTGTTTTCCGAGCAGGGCAGGAGCATCGGCTATATCGAGGAGATTATCGCCGAGCAGGACGGCGGCGATCTCGTCGTCACCGAATTCCATGTCGGGATCTTCGCCGCGTTCGAGCGCTTGTCCGCTTCGACCATCGGCACTGCACTGCTCGACTTTTTCGCGTTGCGGCGGCGTGAAGGCCTTTATCGCATTCCCTGGGACAAGCTCGATATTTCCGATCCGACGCGCCCCAGGCTGCTCTGCCCCGACGAGGAGCTTGCCGCCTTGAAGGCGCAGCCCGAGGGCAAATGA
- a CDS encoding phage holin family protein codes for MSTQDNPSLGTLVADLAQQVSTLVQTEARLLRAEISENATKAGAGAVEVLGGAICLLAALLVLLQALVIALARLGLGAGWSALLVGVVVAVLGVILLRTGMASMAPSELAPDRTQEQLKRDVNVIKEQAR; via the coding sequence ATGAGCACTCAGGACAATCCAAGTCTCGGCACATTGGTCGCCGATCTGGCGCAACAGGTGAGCACGCTCGTGCAAACGGAGGCGAGGCTCCTAAGGGCGGAAATCTCGGAGAACGCGACCAAGGCCGGCGCCGGCGCCGTCGAGGTGTTGGGCGGCGCGATATGCCTGCTCGCGGCGCTGCTGGTTTTGCTGCAGGCGCTCGTCATCGCCCTGGCCCGCCTTGGTCTGGGCGCCGGGTGGTCCGCCTTGCTCGTGGGTGTGGTCGTGGCCGTGCTTGGCGTGATCCTGTTGCGGACCGGCATGGCGAGCATGGCGCCTTCCGAGCTCGCGCCGGACCGTACACAGGAACAGCTCAAGCGTGACGTGAACGTGATCAAGGAACAAGCGAGATGA
- a CDS encoding DUF3618 domain-containing protein: MTERSAAELEREAEATRARVVATADSIRDKMTPGQLFDEFTGLFRGGVASDMLHNLKTQVRDNPLPLTVIGAGLAWLMLGSGTSATSAGTDGVTRRGPGFGHGAFGAGMASSASDAAGSVAEAASGAAGTVSEMASEAAGTVSDMATSAADKLANSAAATADLAASAGRSAHNLLQDQPLAAAAVGLAIGAAIGAMLPHTELEDERLGAYRERLRESAEETLKEGLDAAKQVAAEAYQTASDEAGRQASSEGTLADKVGGVVKAAADRTDESVREKLSGSDPSSSRKS, encoded by the coding sequence ATGACAGAGAGATCCGCAGCCGAGCTCGAACGCGAGGCCGAAGCGACGCGCGCAAGAGTGGTGGCGACCGCCGACTCCATTCGCGACAAGATGACCCCCGGGCAGCTCTTCGACGAGTTCACCGGGCTTTTCAGAGGCGGCGTGGCCTCCGACATGCTTCACAACCTCAAGACCCAGGTGCGGGATAATCCGTTGCCGCTGACGGTGATCGGCGCGGGCCTGGCCTGGCTGATGTTGGGCAGCGGCACTTCCGCCACCTCGGCTGGTACCGATGGTGTGACCCGGCGCGGTCCTGGCTTCGGCCATGGAGCGTTCGGCGCTGGAATGGCTTCGAGCGCATCGGATGCGGCAGGCTCTGTTGCCGAAGCCGCCAGCGGAGCGGCCGGAACCGTTTCGGAAATGGCAAGCGAAGCAGCTGGCACGGTGTCGGACATGGCGACCAGTGCGGCAGACAAACTCGCCAATTCGGCGGCGGCTACGGCCGATTTGGCGGCGAGCGCCGGCCGTTCGGCGCATAATCTGCTTCAGGATCAGCCTCTCGCTGCGGCCGCCGTCGGCCTCGCTATAGGAGCTGCGATCGGCGCCATGCTGCCCCATACGGAACTCGAGGACGAGCGATTGGGTGCTTATCGCGAGAGGCTTCGGGAGAGTGCCGAAGAGACTTTGAAAGAAGGCCTCGACGCTGCAAAGCAAGTCGCGGCCGAAGCTTACCAGACGGCGAGCGACGAAGCCGGGCGGCAGGCCTCGAGCGAGGGCACGCTGGCCGACAAGGTCGGCGGCGTCGTCAAAGCCGCAGCCGACAGGACCGACGAATCGGTGCGGGAGAAACTCTCCGGTTCCGACCCGTCGTCGTCCCGGAAATCGTAG
- a CDS encoding ferritin-like domain-containing protein — MAESREWLVQWLRDAHAMEEQAETMLSGQLSRIDSYPELSERIRSHLEETKEQARRLKTCLDGLDEGSSMLKDAGGKLTATAQSISGVFAGDEVMKGSLASYTFEHMEIASYTILIAAANAVGEAEIARVCEQNLREEEAMAEWLKDHLPQVTQTFLTRAEADSDSAKR, encoded by the coding sequence ATGGCTGAATCGCGCGAATGGCTTGTTCAATGGTTGAGGGACGCTCATGCGATGGAGGAACAGGCCGAGACGATGCTGTCGGGCCAATTGAGTCGGATAGACAGTTACCCGGAACTCAGCGAGCGAATTCGCAGCCATCTGGAAGAGACGAAAGAGCAGGCCAGGCGGCTGAAGACCTGCCTGGATGGTCTTGACGAAGGGTCCTCCATGCTGAAGGACGCAGGCGGCAAGCTGACCGCAACCGCGCAGTCGATCAGCGGCGTCTTCGCCGGCGACGAGGTCATGAAGGGCTCTCTCGCGAGCTACACGTTCGAGCATATGGAAATCGCGTCCTACACGATCCTCATCGCCGCGGCCAATGCGGTGGGCGAAGCCGAGATTGCCCGCGTGTGCGAACAGAACCTGCGCGAAGAGGAAGCCATGGCCGAGTGGCTGAAGGACCACCTTCCGCAGGTCACCCAGACGTTCCTGACGCGTGCGGAGGCAGACAGCGACAGCGCCAAGCGCTGA
- a CDS encoding c-type cytochrome, producing MRSDLARLIGGALAAILLLAAVGTAAALWTDRRDRVRHESDVATGGVSARAIPIMTANGCSGCHTIPGVPGAQGQVGPRLDGSLAGRVYIGGVLANNPENLIRWIRSAREINPHTAMPSTRITEQQARDIAAYLYGLR from the coding sequence ATGCGCTCCGACCTGGCTAGGCTTATCGGCGGCGCCCTTGCCGCGATCCTGCTGCTCGCCGCGGTCGGCACCGCGGCGGCCCTCTGGACCGACCGGCGCGATCGCGTCCGGCACGAGTCGGATGTGGCGACCGGGGGCGTGAGCGCGCGGGCCATTCCGATCATGACCGCCAATGGCTGTTCTGGCTGCCATACCATTCCCGGCGTGCCGGGCGCGCAAGGCCAGGTCGGGCCGCGCCTCGACGGCAGCCTCGCCGGCCGCGTCTATATCGGCGGCGTGCTGGCCAACAATCCGGAAAACCTGATCCGCTGGATCCGCTCGGCAAGGGAAATCAACCCCCACACCGCCATGCCGTCGACGAGGATCACCGAGCAGCAGGCGCGCGATATTGCGGCCTACCTATACGGGCTGAGATGA
- a CDS encoding cytochrome c oxidase assembly protein, with translation MSLEAFFSTSICYGAGAPEAGWTLAFPITLPLAALALIYALGASRLWRRSGRGRPERIRQALLFAAGWGVLTGALVSPIHALGERVFSAHMIEHELLMAVAAPLLVAACPGAALIWALPATIRRRIGKLTHSKVLQAVWAFAARPLSATVLHGVAIWVWHIPALFEAALQQGVLHYAQHASFLGTALLFWWALLPRSGRQETYGSSVMHLFFTSLHTGLLGVLLLVSPKLWYPANASGAALWGLSPIEDQQLAGLVMWVPAGLIYGGAALLLAGLWISNSGTREETHALRPG, from the coding sequence ATGAGCCTCGAAGCGTTCTTCTCGACCTCGATCTGCTATGGCGCCGGTGCGCCGGAGGCCGGATGGACATTGGCGTTTCCCATCACGCTTCCCTTGGCAGCGCTCGCGCTTATTTATGCGCTCGGCGCAAGCCGGCTATGGCGCCGCAGCGGTCGGGGCCGGCCCGAGCGGATACGCCAGGCTCTGTTGTTCGCGGCCGGCTGGGGCGTCTTGACGGGAGCGCTGGTCAGCCCGATTCATGCGCTCGGCGAACGTGTGTTCTCAGCCCATATGATCGAGCACGAGTTGCTGATGGCCGTGGCGGCGCCACTTCTTGTCGCCGCTTGCCCCGGCGCGGCTTTGATATGGGCATTGCCGGCCACCATTCGCCGACGGATCGGGAAACTGACGCACAGCAAGGTGCTGCAGGCGGTCTGGGCGTTTGCGGCTCGCCCGCTCAGCGCGACGGTGCTTCATGGAGTAGCGATCTGGGTCTGGCATATCCCCGCGCTGTTCGAGGCAGCGCTGCAGCAGGGCGTGCTGCATTATGCGCAACATGCGAGCTTCCTCGGCACTGCCTTGCTGTTCTGGTGGGCGCTTCTGCCGCGCTCTGGCCGACAGGAAACCTATGGCAGCTCCGTCATGCATCTTTTCTTCACATCGCTGCATACCGGCCTGCTCGGCGTGCTGCTGCTGGTATCGCCCAAACTCTGGTATCCGGCGAATGCGTCCGGCGCCGCGCTCTGGGGCCTGAGCCCCATCGAGGACCAGCAGCTCGCCGGGCTGGTGATGTGGGTTCCGGCCGGGCTCATCTATGGCGGAGCAGCCTTGCTGCTCGCCGGCCTCTGGATAAGCAACAGCGGAACCAGGGAGGAAACGCATGCGCTCCGACCTGGCTAG
- a CDS encoding heme-copper oxidase subunit III, with the protein MNQRPAVDLSGLPTFGHGPRSPTWWGTLGFMALEGTGFALAAGAYLYLATLWPNWRLSAPQPNHWPGTIVTLLLIISLVPNHMLNRYAKECAIGPVRIGMVVMSLLGVAPLIVRWFEFPALNVYWDTNAYGSMLWVLLGLHTTHLITDVGDTIVLMVLMFTHHGYSGRRFGDVGDNVFYWDFVVLTWIPIYLLIYWLPRLG; encoded by the coding sequence ATGAACCAGCGTCCCGCCGTCGATCTTTCCGGCCTCCCGACCTTCGGACATGGTCCGCGCAGCCCGACCTGGTGGGGCACGCTTGGCTTCATGGCACTGGAAGGCACCGGCTTTGCACTGGCCGCTGGGGCCTATCTCTATCTCGCGACGCTGTGGCCTAACTGGCGTCTGAGCGCTCCGCAGCCCAACCATTGGCCGGGAACGATCGTGACGCTGCTTCTCATCATAAGCCTGGTGCCGAACCATATGCTCAACCGCTACGCCAAGGAATGCGCGATCGGGCCCGTGCGGATCGGCATGGTGGTGATGTCGCTGCTCGGCGTCGCGCCGCTCATCGTGCGCTGGTTCGAGTTTCCGGCGCTGAACGTCTATTGGGACACGAACGCCTACGGCTCGATGCTCTGGGTGCTGCTCGGTCTCCACACCACGCATCTGATCACCGATGTCGGCGACACAATCGTTCTGATGGTGCTGATGTTTACGCACCATGGCTATAGCGGCCGGCGGTTCGGCGATGTCGGCGACAATGTTTTCTACTGGGATTTCGTGGTCCTCACCTGGATCCCGATCTACCTGCTCATTTACTGGCTACCGAGGTTAGGCTGA
- the ctaD gene encoding cytochrome c oxidase subunit I, producing the protein MSSADLTSERDLPPEREASAKGDVAPERDGPRDTGMDDASLHRWLTRTWRTPPGIIGALSSVDHKVIARRYLITAFLFLCLGGLNAVVMRIQLSGPQRGLIGPDLYNQLFTMHGVTMMFLFAVPIVQATGIYLVPLMVGTRNIAFPRLNAFSYWVYVSGGLFAWVSFALSMAPDVGWFAYVPLSGPEYGPGKRADVWAQMITYTEVSSLAVAVATIVTIFKQRAPGMSLDKIPLYVWSLLVTSFVVVFAMPAVMITSTFLILDRLVGTHIFNPAEGGDALLFQHLFWFFGHPEVYIIFLPATGMVSAIIPAFARRPVFGHLGLVLSLIAVGFLSFGLWVHHMFATGLPKLGASFFTASSMMIAIPNGVQIFCWLATLWDGRPVIRTPLLFVFGFFFIFVIGGLTGVMLASVPLDLQVHDTYFVVAHFHYVLIGGAVFPLLGAAYFWFPKITGRMMSERLGRWHFWLALIGFNAAFFPMHIVGLWGMPRRVYTYPAELGWGNINLFISAGAVLFFLSFVLFAFNLVHSALKGAPAGDNPWDAGTLEWATSSPPPSYNFARIPVVTNVEPLWAEREALPVATGLRVDARELIISTVAEAHPDIREKSATPSIWPLLAAIAVGGTFLYSIFTPWAIVWGAAPIAVTLIGWFWPKGDPEDEE; encoded by the coding sequence ATGAGCAGCGCGGATCTCACAAGCGAACGCGATCTGCCACCGGAGCGCGAGGCGTCCGCCAAAGGCGATGTCGCGCCAGAGCGCGACGGACCGCGCGACACCGGCATGGATGACGCCAGCCTGCATCGCTGGCTGACGCGGACGTGGCGCACGCCCCCCGGCATCATCGGCGCGCTGTCGAGCGTCGACCATAAGGTCATCGCACGGCGCTACCTGATCACCGCCTTCCTGTTCCTGTGTCTGGGCGGGCTCAACGCCGTCGTCATGCGCATCCAGCTCTCGGGCCCGCAGCGCGGCCTGATCGGCCCGGATCTTTATAACCAGCTGTTCACGATGCACGGCGTCACCATGATGTTCCTGTTCGCCGTCCCCATCGTCCAGGCGACCGGCATCTATCTGGTGCCGTTGATGGTCGGCACCCGCAACATCGCCTTCCCCCGCCTCAATGCCTTCAGCTACTGGGTCTATGTCTCAGGAGGCCTTTTCGCCTGGGTGTCCTTCGCCCTCTCGATGGCGCCGGATGTCGGCTGGTTCGCTTATGTGCCGCTGTCCGGGCCGGAATACGGGCCCGGCAAGCGCGCCGATGTCTGGGCGCAGATGATCACCTATACCGAGGTGTCCTCGCTCGCGGTCGCCGTCGCGACCATCGTCACCATATTCAAGCAGCGTGCGCCCGGCATGTCGCTCGACAAGATCCCGCTCTACGTCTGGTCGCTGCTGGTCACGTCCTTCGTCGTCGTCTTCGCCATGCCGGCCGTGATGATCACCTCGACCTTCCTGATCCTCGACCGGCTCGTCGGCACGCACATCTTCAACCCGGCCGAAGGCGGCGACGCACTGCTGTTCCAGCACCTGTTCTGGTTCTTCGGCCATCCCGAAGTCTACATCATCTTCCTGCCGGCAACGGGCATGGTCTCCGCCATCATCCCGGCCTTCGCCCGGCGCCCGGTGTTCGGCCATCTCGGTCTGGTCCTGTCGCTGATCGCCGTCGGTTTCCTGTCGTTCGGCCTCTGGGTTCACCACATGTTCGCGACCGGGCTGCCCAAGCTCGGCGCCAGCTTCTTCACCGCGTCCAGCATGATGATCGCCATCCCCAACGGCGTTCAAATCTTCTGCTGGCTGGCGACTCTCTGGGACGGCAGGCCGGTGATCCGCACGCCGCTGCTGTTCGTCTTCGGCTTCTTCTTCATCTTCGTCATCGGCGGCCTCACCGGGGTCATGCTGGCCTCGGTGCCGCTCGACCTGCAGGTGCACGACACTTATTTCGTCGTCGCTCACTTCCACTACGTGCTGATCGGCGGCGCGGTCTTTCCGCTGCTTGGCGCGGCTTATTTCTGGTTCCCCAAGATCACGGGCCGCATGATGAGTGAGCGCCTCGGGCGCTGGCATTTCTGGCTCGCCCTGATCGGCTTCAACGCGGCTTTCTTCCCCATGCACATCGTCGGTCTCTGGGGGATGCCGCGCAGGGTCTACACCTATCCGGCCGAGCTTGGCTGGGGGAACATCAATCTCTTCATCAGCGCTGGCGCGGTGCTCTTTTTCCTGAGTTTCGTGCTGTTTGCCTTCAACCTCGTCCACAGCGCGTTGAAGGGCGCGCCGGCCGGCGACAATCCCTGGGACGCCGGCACGCTGGAATGGGCGACGTCCTCGCCGCCGCCCAGCTATAATTTCGCGCGCATTCCGGTCGTGACGAATGTCGAGCCGCTCTGGGCCGAGCGCGAGGCGCTTCCCGTTGCGACCGGCCTTCGCGTCGATGCTCGCGAACTGATCATCTCGACAGTGGCGGAGGCCCATCCCGACATCCGCGAAAAATCGGCGACGCCGTCCATCTGGCCGCTGCTGGCGGCAATCGCCGTGGGCGGCACCTTCCTCTACTCGATCTTCACGCCCTGGGCGATCGTCTGGGGCGCCGCGCCGATCGCCGTTACCCTGATCGGCTGGTTCTGGCCGAAAGGCGATCCGGAGGACGAGGAATGA